The genomic DNA TGGGCCTGATGGGCACGATTTACGGGCTTATCCTGGCGTTCAACTCCGTGTCTTCTCCGGGCGTGGATGCCGCTGAAAAATCCCGGTTGTTGGCTGCGGGCATTTCAACAGCCATGAACACAACGCTGATCGGTCTGTCCATTGCCATTCCGGCTGTGCTGGTGTACACGTACATCCACAACAAAACGATGGAAATTATCGATGAAATTGACGAACACACGGTAAAACTGATCAATTTAATTACGGGGAACAAATAATGGCTTTCAAACCGTCAAAACGCAAAAGACGTCCGGATGCGGTTGAACCGGAATTGAATTTGACACCCATTATGAACTTGATGGTCGTTCTGATTCCCTTGCTCCTGACCTCGGCAGAATTTGTAAAACTGGGCATTATTGAAATCAATCTGCCCCCGGCCGCCGGAGCCACGATGACATCCGTCTCGAAAATGCCTCAGGAAGCAGAGAAAAAGCTCGATCTGACGGTTACCGTCACTGATCAGGGATTTTACATCGCCAGCAGCGCAGCCGTAGCGCTGGGTCAAAACGGTGAGGGTCCCACGATCCCAAAAGAGGCCGATGGGTACGATTACAAAAAACTGTCTGACTATCTGTACCGGATCAAGAAAAAGGCCGCCGGCATTTTCAGGGATTCAAATCGGATTATCATTTTGGCTGAGCCATCCATTAAATATCAGACCGTAGTCAGCACGATGGATGCCTCAAGAAGCATTGAAGTGGATGGAAAACTAAAACCGCTGTTTCCGGATGTTTCATTGGGAGCAACAGTACTTTAAAATTAAAGAACGGAGTAACAAATGGCCTTTATCCCTTCTCGAATAAAAAGGCATGGTACCGGTAGTGGTGAAGTAAAACTGAATCTGACCTCAATGATGGATATGTTCACCATTATCCTGGTCTTTTTATTAAAAGTGTATTCCAGTGAAGGGCAAATGATTCAACCCTCTCAGGATCTGACCCTGCCGAATTCTTCGGTCAACAAACATGCGGAGGTGGCTCTCGATCTGAAAGTTTCCAAGGAATGGGTTGTGTTGAACGACAAACCGGTGGCCAAAATTTCGGATGTGCTTTCGGAACGGAGCCTGGTTATTCCGGCTCTGGCACACGAATTGAAAAAATATGCTACAGAAGCGCAAAAAGCGGAAGAAGAATATGGGACACCCTTTACCGGGAAAGTGATTATTCAGGGTGATAAAGATTTGCCCTATAAGGTCCTCGTTAAAATTATGGCCACCTGCGGCCGTTCGGAGTATCCAAACATGAGACTTTTGGTGTACCATAGCCAAGGGTAATTCATTGGACGAATCAAACCAAAAAACGAGTCTGGATATGAAACATAAAAATAAAAATCTTTCTCCATTTGACAATGGAAGTGACGTAGCCACTGTGGAAGAGAAAAAGAGCGTTCCAAAGAACACTGAAACCCTCATCATCGATCCGGATCGGTACAAAAAACACGCGCTGCAGAAAATGGATCGGCGGTTTTGGGGGATTGTTCTGGCGACATTTCTCTTTAATACGATTCTTATGATTTATCTTTCCAATCTCCCGTATCAGATTTCGGAAAATGCGGCTCGGCGGATTCAGGAACATTATGCCAACTTCATTTATCAGAAACAGAAGAAATCCTCCGTTGTAAAGGAATCGGCAGTGGCGAAAAAGAACGTCGAAGGCAAGAAAGAAGAATCGAAAAAGGTGGCGGAGCAGCCGCCTGCCGAGGCAAAATCCGGTGGAACATCTGCAGGCAGTCGTGCAAAGGGTCCAGCTACGGCAAAGGAGCGCGTGGCGGCCCGATCCAGAAGCACCCGTCAGATTTCACAGGAAGTGAGTAAAAAGGGACTGTTGGGCCTGTTAACGGGTACAGGAGAGGCCGCGCAGGGCGAAGCCGTAAGAGATGTCCTGGGGAATGATGCGGGGCAGACAAGCGGGAAAAATTTGGACAAAATTCTTTCAAATATTGGTGGGATTAAAACCTCCGGCGCATCGGAAGGTGTCGGAAAAGGAGGCAGCGGCCGCGTTAGAGGAGGCCGGGCCACCGGAGCGGGTGCCGCCATCGGCGATATTGTAACAGGTTTGGGACAGGCGCAAACAACATCCGTGCGGAAGAAAACAAAAATGAAGCTGTTTAAATCCGCAAACGTAAAAGCCGAAGCCGGGAAATCCGGCGGACGCAGTGCGCAAAGTGTTCTGGCCGTGATTAATTCTCACAAAGCGGCTATCGAGTACTGTTACCAGCGCGCCCTTCGAACCAATCCGAATCTCAAAGGAAAAATTTCGGTTCGTTTTGTGATCCACCCGGATGGAAGCGTTGGAAAAGTCACCGTTATTGAATCGACGCTGAACAATTCGAGTGTGGAACGCTGTATTGTCAGCAAGATTCGGCGCTGGCGCGATTTCGGCCCGGTCGATCCCTCAAAAGGCGATGCCGTGTTCCGGCAGGATTACATTTTCGGATATTAAGCCACGGCCGTTGCGGGTTTAATTTCAATAAAATTAATTTGTGAAATTCGCGGGAAAAGGCTTTTCAGACCAAACTCATTAATACGATCACTTTGAACATCCTGCACCCAAAGGATATTCATCAGGAACAAAAAATTCACTGGCTTGGCCCCGGATTGGATCCGGGGCTTTTTTGTTTGCGACGGGACGTATCTCAAAATCAATCAAAAAGACGGCATTTTTGCGGAGGGCGAAAAATAATACTTGAATTGTGTTTCGTGGAATGCGTATATTATATGCCAATATTTTTAAGGATTAATGGATTGTGGAGGATCGGTTGACGTCTGAAAAATTGGAAGGATGGAAACGCACGCACACCTGCGGCGAGCTTCGTAAAAAACATGTGGGCGAAACGGTTACCCTGATGGGATGGGTCGATCGCAGGCGCGACCACGGCGGGTTGATTTTTATCGATATCCGGGATCGGTATGGGAAATCCCAAATTGTTTTCAATCCGGAAATGAACCAGTCGGT from Calditrichota bacterium includes the following:
- a CDS encoding biopolymer transporter ExbD, whose amino-acid sequence is MAFIPSRIKRHGTGSGEVKLNLTSMMDMFTIILVFLLKVYSSEGQMIQPSQDLTLPNSSVNKHAEVALDLKVSKEWVVLNDKPVAKISDVLSERSLVIPALAHELKKYATEAQKAEEEYGTPFTGKVIIQGDKDLPYKVLVKIMATCGRSEYPNMRLLVYHSQG
- a CDS encoding AgmX/PglI C-terminal domain-containing protein; translated protein: MKHKNKNLSPFDNGSDVATVEEKKSVPKNTETLIIDPDRYKKHALQKMDRRFWGIVLATFLFNTILMIYLSNLPYQISENAARRIQEHYANFIYQKQKKSSVVKESAVAKKNVEGKKEESKKVAEQPPAEAKSGGTSAGSRAKGPATAKERVAARSRSTRQISQEVSKKGLLGLLTGTGEAAQGEAVRDVLGNDAGQTSGKNLDKILSNIGGIKTSGASEGVGKGGSGRVRGGRATGAGAAIGDIVTGLGQAQTTSVRKKTKMKLFKSANVKAEAGKSGGRSAQSVLAVINSHKAAIEYCYQRALRTNPNLKGKISVRFVIHPDGSVGKVTVIESTLNNSSVERCIVSKIRRWRDFGPVDPSKGDAVFRQDYIFGY